In the genome of Sinobacterium caligoides, one region contains:
- a CDS encoding cytochrome c oxidase subunit I: MSDKPVRSSSDDANTHKSFAAKYIWSQDHKVIAIQYSITAIMVGLIALVLSGMMRLQLGFPNTFSFIEPSAYLQFVTMHGMIMVIYLLTALLLGGFGNYLIPLMIGARDMVFPFLNMLSYWTYLLAVIILVAGFFVTGGPSGAGWTLYPPQAILPGTPGNDLGIVFMLLSLAVFIVAFTMGGLNYVTTVLQARTEGMTLMRMPLTIWGIFVATILGLLAFPALLVSAIMMMLDKTLGTSFFMPAIVSLGESLDYSGGSPVLFQHLFWFFGHPEVYIVALPAFGMVSDIISVHARKNIFGYRMMVWAIVAIGGLSFVVWAHHMYVSGMNPYFGFFFATTTLIIAVPTALKVYNWVLTLWQGNIHLTTPMLFSIGFIFTFTHGGLTGLFLGNVVVDLPLSDTYFVVAHFHMVMGVSPVMVLFAALYHWFPKVSGRFLHAGLGKVHFWITFLGAYAIYLPMHYLGFLGVPRRYYAMGATDFIPDSAAALNANITVSALIVGLAQLIFIVNIIYSLSRGRKAGANPWGATTLEWQTEFTPPRHGNWGVASPIVYRWAYDYSVPGVKADFIPQNLPREEVEMDDGSMMGGAQMKAEG; encoded by the coding sequence ATGAGCGATAAGCCGGTGCGCAGTAGCAGCGATGACGCCAATACTCATAAAAGCTTCGCAGCAAAATACATTTGGAGCCAAGATCATAAGGTGATCGCTATTCAATACTCGATCACTGCGATAATGGTCGGGCTAATAGCGCTTGTCTTATCGGGAATGATGAGACTGCAATTAGGCTTTCCTAATACTTTCTCGTTTATAGAGCCCAGTGCATACCTACAGTTTGTCACTATGCACGGCATGATTATGGTGATTTACCTGCTGACTGCTTTATTGCTTGGTGGTTTTGGCAACTATTTAATACCGCTGATGATTGGTGCCAGGGATATGGTTTTTCCCTTCCTGAATATGCTGAGCTACTGGACATATTTATTAGCAGTAATAATTCTCGTGGCTGGATTTTTCGTCACGGGGGGGCCCTCTGGTGCAGGATGGACACTATACCCTCCGCAGGCAATATTACCCGGTACGCCGGGTAATGATCTTGGGATTGTGTTTATGTTGCTATCGTTGGCTGTTTTTATCGTTGCCTTTACCATGGGAGGGCTTAATTATGTCACAACGGTTTTGCAGGCTCGCACCGAAGGGATGACTTTAATGCGAATGCCGTTAACCATCTGGGGTATTTTTGTTGCGACTATTCTAGGCCTGTTAGCATTCCCTGCGCTATTGGTTAGTGCCATTATGATGATGTTAGATAAGACGCTAGGAACGAGTTTCTTTATGCCTGCCATCGTGTCACTTGGAGAATCTCTGGATTATAGTGGTGGTAGTCCCGTGCTGTTTCAGCACTTGTTTTGGTTTTTTGGTCACCCAGAAGTCTATATTGTAGCTCTCCCTGCTTTCGGTATGGTTTCAGACATTATCTCCGTGCATGCGAGAAAAAATATCTTTGGTTACCGTATGATGGTTTGGGCTATTGTTGCTATTGGTGGCTTGAGTTTCGTTGTCTGGGCACACCATATGTATGTGAGCGGTATGAACCCCTATTTTGGTTTCTTTTTTGCTACGACGACGCTAATTATAGCGGTGCCAACTGCCTTGAAAGTGTATAACTGGGTACTGACTTTGTGGCAGGGCAATATTCATTTAACAACTCCAATGTTGTTTTCTATCGGTTTTATATTTACCTTTACGCATGGCGGGCTGACAGGCTTGTTCCTTGGTAATGTGGTTGTTGACCTGCCCTTGTCTGATACATACTTTGTCGTAGCGCATTTTCATATGGTTATGGGCGTTTCCCCGGTTATGGTGCTATTTGCGGCACTTTATCACTGGTTTCCTAAGGTTAGTGGTAGGTTTTTGCATGCTGGTCTAGGCAAAGTTCATTTCTGGATCACTTTTTTAGGGGCTTACGCAATATATTTACCGATGCACTACCTAGGCTTTCTTGGTGTGCCACGTCGTTACTATGCTATGGGGGCAACGGATTTTATTCCCGACTCGGCTGCTGCCTTGAATGCCAATATTACTGTTTCAGCATTAATTGTTGGTCTAGCGCAGCTAATATTTATCGTTAATATCATTTATAGCTTATCAAGGGGGCGTAAGGCAGGTGCTAATCCATGGGGGGCGACAACGTTGGAGTGGCAGACTGAGTTTACTCCACCGCGGCATGGAAACTGGGGGGTAGCCTCTCCTATCGTGTATCGATGGGCCTATGATTATAGTGTCCCAGGGGTGAAGGCTGACTTTATACCGCAAAACCTACCGCGTGAGGAGGTTGAGATGGACGATGGCAGTATGATGGGGGGAGCACAGATGAAGGCCGAAGGTTAA
- a CDS encoding c-type cytochrome — protein sequence MAIAIVILLLVFVSLIFHYLSPWWLTPIASNWGAIDDTINITLWVTGVVFVAVNCFLAYVVYKFRFNKARRSHYEPENKKLEGWLTVITALGIAVMLAPGLWVWQQFVSVPKEAKVVEALGQQWHWGFRLPGKDGLLGKTAIAFIDESNPFGIDEEDANGQDDVLILSNELHVLLGQPVKVLLRSKDVLHNFAVPQFRVKMDLVPGISTYLWFTPTRLGRFELLCEELCGMAHYTMRGHIVVDSEEGYRRWLSEQPTFAQYRRQVFAERDADREKGQLIYAACMACHGERGEGNPALMAPQLAGQSVAYLKRQLRYYRQHIRGNDERDSYGRQMAAMAAILTAEKDINDVSAYISSLPTQAAVLHSPGDIAKGRSLFRNCSDCHGRTGEGRVALRAPRLSGQHGDYLKRQLLHFKNGVRGSQEGDVFGHQMVLMAQTLRTIESINDVVAYITTLPVVTKDEDVFSVQQSRKKVVLLPNDAVNVGEVR from the coding sequence ATGGCGATAGCCATTGTGATTCTGTTGCTAGTATTCGTATCGCTCATATTTCACTACCTTAGCCCGTGGTGGTTGACGCCGATAGCCTCAAACTGGGGCGCCATTGATGACACGATTAACATTACACTTTGGGTGACGGGCGTTGTCTTTGTTGCAGTTAATTGTTTTCTTGCCTATGTCGTATATAAGTTTCGCTTTAATAAAGCGCGTCGGTCGCACTATGAGCCTGAGAATAAAAAACTAGAAGGTTGGCTAACCGTTATCACAGCTCTGGGCATTGCTGTCATGTTGGCGCCGGGCTTATGGGTTTGGCAGCAGTTTGTCAGTGTACCTAAAGAGGCAAAAGTTGTTGAGGCGCTTGGGCAGCAATGGCACTGGGGGTTTCGGCTTCCGGGAAAGGATGGTTTGCTCGGTAAGACAGCTATTGCCTTTATCGATGAGAGTAATCCGTTTGGTATTGATGAAGAGGATGCCAACGGTCAAGACGATGTGCTTATTTTGAGTAACGAGTTGCACGTATTGCTCGGTCAGCCGGTGAAGGTGCTATTACGCTCTAAGGATGTATTGCATAACTTTGCTGTGCCACAGTTTCGCGTGAAGATGGATTTGGTGCCCGGCATATCCACCTACCTGTGGTTTACACCGACTCGCTTAGGGCGCTTTGAGCTGTTGTGTGAAGAGTTATGTGGTATGGCTCACTATACAATGCGTGGACACATTGTCGTTGATTCAGAAGAGGGGTATCGGCGCTGGCTAAGTGAGCAACCGACATTTGCACAGTATCGCCGTCAAGTGTTTGCTGAGAGGGATGCCGATAGAGAGAAAGGGCAACTGATATATGCGGCATGTATGGCGTGCCACGGGGAAAGAGGTGAGGGCAATCCTGCGCTGATGGCGCCACAATTAGCAGGCCAGTCGGTAGCTTATTTGAAGAGGCAGCTTCGCTATTATCGTCAGCATATTCGCGGTAATGATGAGCGAGACAGTTATGGGCGGCAGATGGCAGCGATGGCAGCAATATTGACGGCGGAGAAAGATATCAATGATGTGTCGGCCTATATCAGCTCGTTGCCAACGCAGGCCGCTGTGTTACATAGCCCTGGAGATATCGCTAAGGGACGTTCTTTATTCCGTAATTGCAGTGACTGTCATGGTCGTACAGGCGAGGGGCGGGTAGCCTTGCGAGCACCGAGACTATCCGGTCAGCATGGTGACTACCTTAAACGACAGCTTCTGCATTTTAAAAACGGCGTTAGAGGGAGTCAAGAGGGCGATGTCTTTGGGCATCAAATGGTGCTGATGGCTCAGACATTGCGAACGATAGAATCGATCAACGATGTGGTGGCCTATATTACAACACTGCCTGTCGTCACAAAGGATGAAGATGTTTTTTCTGTACAGCAGTCAAGAAAGAAGGTTGTCCTTTTACCAAATGACGCGGTTAATGTCGGGGAGGTGAGATGA
- a CDS encoding di-heme-cytochrome C peroxidase, which yields MSGVQAANYSRLCCLLLVVVLFTFVVLAFIYYRSDATQAVIQGLTPPRLPALDVVAEDGAWIEQRWLEQNWNHEPDQANVNTRRYHHLSQGTRSLPIPYDWFIHLEVAADSPFSLLWAEQPRLAADDYLLRLGFIRSPEHVEHNPDGLPIGFAKVSSQRLPGLELRTEAVGFTCAACHTGHIVADDGNGRVEFVIEGAGSNVDLGLLRQSIGAALGQTALSSKLYPYGSARFERFASKVLKQQDRPATRLALARQLVAVVGELKTTKDIIQVEEGFGRLDALNRIGNKVFSRNIHRPFNYQPIVAPVNFPHIWTTSWFNWAQYNGSIMQPLVRNVGEALGVGAYQDVTSSMAENRFDSSVAMDNIIWIEQRLSGAEPSKEKGFSGLRHPRWPLGDIDEEKLAEGRQLYIERCQECHLPVLSDPSLWNEEYFSPIRYRQDGRLKVTNHSVLQLKMIETAQLGTDAETARVLVERNVDTAGTEKVGAMEQLPALGLKHQLCTPEPATLLVGEVEQPWWERKKGENVFFTLNDGGNISFALALGSLVEQTIEAWYRREVITDPELKLKWSGERPNCLQAKMQYKARPLDGIWATAPYLHNGSVASLRDLLCPAGGERPRFVQLGGLRFDEKSVGLMQPKDIAERGQRTLTRNEHYDEDGFFILDTMISGNRNTGHVFSEQYRPDKPYYQQDNGVIGEAFSEQQCLSMIEYLKTL from the coding sequence ATGAGTGGCGTTCAAGCAGCTAATTACAGCAGACTGTGTTGTCTGTTATTAGTCGTCGTATTATTTACTTTCGTTGTGTTAGCTTTTATTTATTATCGTAGCGATGCTACGCAGGCTGTGATCCAGGGGTTAACGCCGCCGCGATTGCCTGCCTTGGATGTGGTGGCAGAGGATGGCGCTTGGATCGAACAGCGTTGGCTGGAGCAAAATTGGAATCATGAACCTGACCAGGCCAACGTGAATACTCGCCGTTACCACCACCTTAGCCAAGGTACTCGTTCGTTACCGATACCCTATGATTGGTTTATTCACTTAGAGGTAGCGGCAGACTCACCGTTTTCGTTACTGTGGGCTGAGCAGCCGCGTCTAGCTGCCGATGACTACTTGCTCCGCTTAGGTTTTATTCGCAGTCCAGAACATGTTGAGCATAACCCCGATGGCTTACCGATAGGCTTTGCCAAGGTTTCCTCACAGCGACTGCCAGGGTTGGAGCTTCGGACAGAGGCGGTAGGTTTCACTTGTGCGGCCTGCCATACCGGCCATATTGTTGCAGATGATGGTAATGGACGTGTTGAGTTCGTCATCGAAGGGGCCGGTAGCAATGTTGATTTAGGTCTGTTGAGGCAAAGCATTGGCGCAGCTTTGGGTCAGACGGCGTTGTCGAGCAAACTGTACCCTTACGGTAGTGCGCGCTTCGAGCGCTTTGCGTCTAAGGTGTTAAAGCAACAAGATCGCCCGGCGACTCGATTGGCATTAGCCCGACAGCTGGTGGCAGTTGTCGGCGAGTTAAAAACAACTAAAGATATTATTCAGGTGGAAGAAGGTTTTGGTCGGCTGGATGCCTTGAATCGTATTGGCAATAAGGTTTTTTCGCGTAATATTCATCGTCCCTTTAATTACCAACCTATTGTAGCTCCAGTCAATTTTCCGCACATATGGACAACGTCTTGGTTCAACTGGGCGCAATATAATGGCTCTATTATGCAACCGCTGGTGCGTAATGTTGGTGAGGCATTGGGGGTGGGGGCCTACCAAGACGTGACATCATCGATGGCAGAAAACCGCTTCGACTCGTCAGTGGCTATGGATAACATCATCTGGATTGAGCAACGCTTGTCGGGAGCTGAGCCCAGCAAGGAGAAGGGCTTTAGTGGCTTGCGGCATCCGCGATGGCCGTTGGGCGATATAGATGAAGAAAAGCTGGCAGAGGGAAGGCAGCTTTATATTGAACGCTGCCAAGAATGTCATTTGCCGGTGCTGTCTGATCCTAGTCTCTGGAATGAAGAGTACTTTTCGCCTATTCGTTATCGTCAAGACGGGCGATTGAAGGTTACAAATCATAGCGTTTTACAGTTGAAAATGATTGAAACAGCTCAGTTGGGTACGGATGCTGAAACGGCAAGGGTGTTAGTCGAGCGAAATGTTGATACGGCAGGTACCGAAAAGGTAGGTGCGATGGAGCAGTTGCCAGCTCTCGGCCTTAAACATCAACTGTGCACACCAGAGCCGGCAACATTGTTGGTGGGAGAAGTTGAGCAGCCCTGGTGGGAGCGTAAAAAAGGTGAGAATGTATTTTTTACCTTGAATGACGGTGGCAATATCAGCTTTGCGCTCGCATTAGGTTCGCTGGTTGAGCAGACAATTGAGGCTTGGTATCGCCGTGAGGTAATTACAGACCCTGAGTTAAAATTAAAGTGGTCTGGGGAGCGGCCCAACTGTTTACAGGCGAAGATGCAATATAAAGCTCGACCGCTTGACGGTATCTGGGCAACGGCACCTTATCTACATAACGGTTCAGTGGCGTCGTTACGTGACTTGTTATGCCCGGCGGGTGGTGAGCGGCCAAGGTTTGTTCAGCTAGGAGGGCTGCGCTTTGATGAGAAGAGCGTGGGGCTAATGCAGCCGAAAGACATTGCTGAGCGTGGTCAACGAACACTTACTCGTAATGAGCACTACGATGAGGATGGATTTTTTATTCTTGATACGATGATTTCGGGGAACCGTAATACCGGGCATGTCTTTAGTGAGCAGTACCGCCCTGATAAACCCTATTATCAGCAGGACAACGGCGTCATAGGAGAGGCGTTTAGTGAGCAGCAGTGCCTGTCAATGATTGAGTATCTAAAAACACTATAA
- a CDS encoding Lrp/AsnC family transcriptional regulator has product MKLDRTDKKILQLMQSSGRISNLELADKVGLSASPCSRRVKQLEDSGFIDRHVTLLDSNKLGLKLTAMVSISMDKHTPERFENFEQHIHQYPEVIECALITGQSADYLLKVVVPDMDFYQQFLLGKLTRIEGVTGVQSSFVMRKIKSTTELPLDHVT; this is encoded by the coding sequence ATGAAACTTGATCGAACCGACAAAAAAATCCTTCAGCTGATGCAAAGTAGTGGTCGTATCTCAAATCTTGAGCTAGCCGATAAGGTTGGGCTTTCTGCCTCCCCTTGCTCTCGACGCGTCAAGCAGCTCGAAGACAGCGGTTTCATCGACCGACATGTCACACTATTGGACAGTAATAAACTCGGGCTCAAGCTAACTGCAATGGTGAGCATTAGCATGGACAAACATACGCCTGAACGCTTCGAAAACTTCGAGCAACATATCCATCAATACCCCGAAGTGATTGAATGCGCACTAATTACCGGCCAATCTGCCGACTATCTACTCAAAGTTGTCGTGCCTGATATGGACTTTTACCAACAATTTCTACTGGGCAAGCTGACACGTATTGAAGGGGTCACCGGCGTACAATCTAGCTTCGTCATGCGCAAAATAAAGTCGACGACTGAACTTCCCCTCGATCACGTCACATAA
- a CDS encoding PaaI family thioesterase translates to MSALSAASTAILEALSEGDINKLIDQSPYAKLLGVRCIQMGDEMLFHLPASEDNIGNPMLPAIHGGVIGGFMEVAAQLCVMFKVKTPYTPKVVDFSLDYLRPGRNEDSFAECVLVRQGRKVVNVSITTWQQTRDKPIATARTHFLLATS, encoded by the coding sequence ATGAGCGCTCTTTCTGCTGCCTCTACTGCGATCCTCGAAGCTTTGTCCGAAGGCGATATTAATAAGCTAATTGATCAGTCACCCTATGCCAAACTGTTGGGAGTCCGCTGTATTCAAATGGGGGATGAGATGTTATTTCATCTGCCTGCCAGCGAGGACAATATTGGTAACCCGATGTTGCCGGCAATCCATGGCGGTGTTATTGGTGGCTTTATGGAAGTCGCGGCACAACTCTGTGTGATGTTTAAAGTGAAGACGCCGTATACGCCAAAAGTTGTCGATTTCTCATTGGATTACCTGCGTCCAGGGCGCAATGAGGATAGTTTTGCCGAGTGTGTTTTGGTCCGCCAGGGGCGCAAGGTGGTGAACGTTAGTATTACGACTTGGCAGCAGACACGAGACAAGCCCATTGCTACCGCGCGAACACATTTTTTACTGGCGACGAGCTAA
- a CDS encoding PaaI family thioesterase has protein sequence MNKYRQMIEELFPHIRHCMVLGMTVEDADFGLLVLRMPYLKEMVGDPKSGVVHGGTLTTLMDSACGFAAMLGVEGQAICPTLDLRIDYMGAATPGLDIIGAAEVYRDTNELLFCRGIAYHPGEEERPIAHTSATFMRADYKHLEAAGEAKS, from the coding sequence ATGAATAAATATAGGCAGATGATAGAGGAGTTATTCCCCCATATACGTCACTGTATGGTGCTTGGAATGACAGTGGAAGATGCCGATTTTGGTTTGCTGGTATTACGCATGCCTTATTTGAAAGAGATGGTCGGCGATCCCAAATCTGGCGTGGTTCACGGTGGGACATTAACAACGTTAATGGATAGTGCTTGTGGCTTTGCGGCGATGTTAGGCGTTGAAGGCCAGGCGATATGTCCGACTCTCGACTTGCGTATCGATTATATGGGAGCAGCAACACCGGGTTTAGACATTATTGGGGCGGCGGAAGTGTATCGAGACACGAATGAGCTGCTGTTTTGCAGAGGCATCGCTTATCACCCCGGGGAGGAGGAGCGGCCTATTGCGCACACATCTGCCACCTTTATGCGTGCTGATTATAAACACCTAGAAGCCGCAGGGGAGGCCAAGTCATGA
- a CDS encoding leucine-rich repeat domain-containing protein — MPKRLTTSPINRRRLAPICLASAITLLGTGCADYSFTVNDNVVYTPPTLFSDFTVSDPQLKNCLQQNIIDQQVTAAEQLTTLSCSNANIHDLAGIEQFTQLQQVNLNNNAIADIAPLGQLKELTLLLLNSNEIVSIRRLLQLKKLDRLEVKDNPNLTCQKAWPKQVTTLRLPEQCD; from the coding sequence ATGCCTAAAAGATTAACGACTAGTCCTATAAACAGGCGCCGCCTAGCGCCGATCTGCTTAGCTTCTGCAATAACACTATTAGGTACTGGCTGCGCTGATTATAGCTTTACGGTTAACGATAATGTGGTTTACACCCCCCCCACACTGTTCAGTGATTTTACCGTCAGCGACCCACAGTTAAAAAATTGTCTACAGCAAAATATTATCGATCAACAAGTTACTGCTGCCGAGCAGCTCACTACACTCAGTTGTAGCAACGCGAATATCCATGACCTTGCGGGAATAGAACAGTTCACCCAACTACAACAGGTCAACCTTAACAACAATGCCATTGCCGACATAGCACCTCTTGGTCAGCTTAAGGAACTGACGCTTTTGCTGCTTAACAGTAATGAAATAGTGAGCATAAGACGCTTACTACAGCTGAAAAAACTCGATCGTCTCGAAGTCAAAGACAACCCCAACCTAACTTGCCAGAAGGCTTGGCCCAAGCAAGTAACAACTCTACGTCTCCCCGAGCAATGTGACTAA
- a CDS encoding PilZ domain-containing protein, whose translation MSERRRDIRRPFKASVEVCIPGYGDYIAEATDISEGGLFVRTGRHPLPPLRAEITVRMTGGHGETIPVQVVRHQGQGMGLMFLH comes from the coding sequence ATGAGTGAGCGTAGGCGCGATATACGGAGACCGTTTAAGGCAAGTGTTGAAGTGTGTATACCGGGTTACGGTGATTACATTGCAGAGGCGACTGATATTTCCGAGGGTGGCTTGTTTGTTCGTACGGGCAGGCACCCCCTGCCGCCACTAAGAGCCGAAATCACAGTACGGATGACGGGCGGTCATGGCGAGACTATCCCTGTGCAGGTCGTTAGGCACCAAGGTCAAGGGATGGGGCTAATGTTCTTGCACTGA
- a CDS encoding ion transporter — translation MSAQPFKQTLYDVIFGTNTPAGRRFDVLLINVIIASVLLIMIDSIPTLNKQYHSYFYLLEWLFTLLFLVEYLARLYCSPFRKAYIFSFYGIIDLLSILPSFIGLFIPGAQHLTILRLIRVLRVFRVLKLMRHVDEADTLMMAITRSRRKIFVFFTSVLITTVIFGSLLFVIEGPEHGFTSIPKSVYWAIVTITTVGYGDISPQTPLGQALASLIMITGYAIIAVPTGIITAELSQEIHIKRSHSMCPNCNRGGHESDAEYCKHCGSALNILRDKDDQ, via the coding sequence ATGTCCGCACAACCATTTAAACAAACGCTATACGACGTCATCTTCGGCACCAACACGCCCGCCGGACGCCGATTTGATGTCCTTCTTATCAACGTCATCATCGCCAGCGTTCTGTTGATCATGATTGACTCAATACCGACGCTCAACAAACAGTATCACAGCTATTTTTACCTGCTGGAGTGGCTCTTCACTCTATTGTTTCTCGTAGAGTATCTTGCAAGACTATACTGCTCCCCCTTCAGAAAAGCGTATATTTTTAGTTTCTATGGCATCATAGATTTACTGTCTATTTTACCGAGTTTTATTGGCCTATTCATTCCAGGTGCCCAACACCTCACCATATTAAGATTAATACGCGTACTCAGAGTGTTTCGGGTGTTAAAACTCATGCGTCATGTCGATGAGGCTGACACCTTAATGATGGCGATTACGCGCTCCCGCCGAAAAATATTTGTCTTCTTTACCTCTGTGCTGATCACCACCGTTATATTCGGCTCATTACTCTTCGTCATCGAAGGCCCCGAGCACGGTTTCACATCAATACCTAAAAGCGTTTACTGGGCTATTGTCACCATCACGACAGTCGGTTATGGCGACATCTCACCACAAACCCCTCTCGGTCAAGCGCTAGCCTCTCTGATTATGATCACAGGCTACGCTATCATTGCTGTTCCCACCGGCATTATCACCGCAGAGCTCAGCCAAGAGATTCATATCAAGCGCAGTCATTCCATGTGTCCAAACTGCAACCGGGGCGGCCACGAAAGCGACGCTGAGTACTGCAAACACTGCGGCAGCGCTTTGAACATCTTGCGTGATAAAGATGATCAGTAA
- the tusA gene encoding sulfurtransferase TusA, with the protein MSFEIDVTMDACGLYCPEPVMMLHNQVRDMAGGAVLEVIATDPSTERDVPKFCNFLGHELLSSKAENGKYFYYIRKTA; encoded by the coding sequence ATGAGTTTTGAGATAGATGTAACAATGGACGCCTGTGGACTCTATTGTCCAGAACCAGTAATGATGCTACACAACCAGGTGCGTGATATGGCGGGTGGAGCAGTGTTGGAGGTCATCGCTACAGACCCGTCGACGGAGCGTGATGTTCCCAAGTTTTGTAATTTCCTCGGCCATGAGCTGTTATCGTCGAAGGCAGAAAATGGCAAATACTTCTACTATATTCGCAAGACAGCCTAA
- a CDS encoding YheU family protein, which produces MKIPYQQLSSDALDALLDEIVTREGTDYGAVAMSLEQRKLQLRSSLEAGEANIVFDAETETVNVINQQAFNEINGNIGDEF; this is translated from the coding sequence GTGAAGATACCCTACCAACAACTGTCGAGTGATGCTCTCGATGCTTTGCTTGATGAGATTGTGACTCGTGAGGGGACCGATTACGGTGCGGTAGCGATGTCACTAGAGCAGCGTAAATTGCAGCTACGCAGTTCGCTCGAAGCTGGTGAGGCAAATATTGTATTCGATGCCGAAACTGAGACGGTCAACGTGATTAACCAGCAAGCGTTTAATGAGATAAATGGGAATATTGGCGATGAGTTTTGA
- the fghA gene encoding S-formylglutathione hydrolase yields MPAVTSVKSFLRPLSESCLFSGWLRRFSHSSLVCDCEMSFSIYLPPQASQGRVPVLYWLPGFACSDADFIRGSGAARIASELGMAIVVCDTSPRGDQVADSSSPTLGLGGGFYLNASREPWARHYKMYDYIVSELPQLINMNFPVNPLLTAIAGHSMGGHGALVAALRDPSRYKSVSAFSPILSPSHVGWGVQAFTEYLGDERQRWKSYDATELLTVTTAKLPMLIDQGGSDEHLLSQLTPAPFLKAAEKAAYPVEYRSQFGYDHSEYFVASFIEDHLRFHAKALGLRT; encoded by the coding sequence ATGCCGGCGGTTACCTCCGTTAAATCTTTTCTTCGTCCCCTGAGTGAGAGTTGTCTGTTTTCTGGTTGGTTGCGGCGTTTTAGTCATAGCTCCCTCGTCTGTGATTGTGAAATGAGCTTCTCGATATATCTGCCGCCACAGGCGTCACAAGGGCGTGTCCCTGTCTTATATTGGTTGCCTGGCTTTGCCTGCAGTGATGCCGATTTTATTCGTGGTTCTGGGGCGGCGCGTATTGCCAGTGAGCTGGGTATGGCAATTGTTGTTTGCGATACGAGTCCACGTGGTGACCAAGTGGCCGATAGTAGCAGCCCTACGCTTGGTCTAGGAGGTGGCTTTTATTTGAATGCGAGTAGAGAGCCTTGGGCTCGGCATTATAAGATGTACGACTATATTGTCTCAGAGCTGCCGCAATTGATTAATATGAATTTCCCGGTAAACCCACTTCTTACCGCTATTGCCGGTCACTCGATGGGGGGACATGGCGCCTTGGTTGCAGCCTTGAGAGATCCTTCACGTTATAAGAGTGTCTCGGCTTTTTCGCCGATATTGTCGCCATCTCATGTCGGCTGGGGGGTGCAGGCATTTACTGAGTACCTAGGAGATGAGCGGCAGCGGTGGAAGAGTTATGATGCCACTGAGTTGCTCACGGTGACGACTGCTAAGCTGCCGATGTTAATTGATCAGGGCGGCAGTGATGAGCATTTGTTGTCGCAGCTGACCCCGGCCCCTTTTCTTAAGGCTGCGGAGAAGGCTGCTTACCCTGTCGAGTATCGTAGCCAATTTGGTTATGATCACAGCGAGTATTTTGTTGCCAGCTTTATAGAGGATCACCTCCGTTTTCATGCTAAGGCTCTTGGTCTGCGAACTTAG
- a CDS encoding glycine cleavage system protein R, with translation MREQLVFTFVGNDKPGLVEQLSTTVVDGGGNWEASHLAHMAGKFAGIVKVSADKGAIDALCSELQALEPLGFNITIERTTHVEGSPETYHRDLSILGNDRPGIVLEISKALAARQINIGEFSSHITSAPMAGIPLFEAMLDIAIPSDIALDELNDCLEEIANNLDLEINIENQ, from the coding sequence ATGAGAGAGCAGCTCGTATTTACTTTTGTCGGCAACGATAAGCCAGGGCTTGTCGAGCAACTATCCACCACTGTCGTCGATGGAGGGGGTAACTGGGAGGCCAGCCATCTGGCACATATGGCGGGAAAGTTCGCCGGTATCGTCAAGGTCAGTGCTGATAAAGGAGCGATTGATGCCCTCTGCTCTGAGCTACAAGCACTAGAGCCGCTAGGGTTTAATATAACCATCGAGCGAACGACTCATGTTGAAGGCTCTCCAGAAACTTATCACCGTGACCTCAGCATCCTCGGTAACGATCGCCCCGGTATTGTATTGGAGATATCCAAGGCCCTCGCCGCTCGGCAGATCAATATTGGCGAATTCTCCAGCCATATTACTAGCGCACCCATGGCAGGCATTCCACTGTTCGAAGCGATGCTCGACATTGCCATCCCGAGCGACATCGCTCTGGATGAACTAAATGACTGCCTCGAGGAAATCGCCAACAACCTCGACCTCGAAATCAACATCGAAAACCAATAA